A genomic region of Lachnoclostridium edouardi contains the following coding sequences:
- the rsxC gene encoding electron transport complex subunit RsxC: MGLATFKGGIHPYEGKELSESKPVQVLMPKGEMVFPLSQHIGAPANPLVAKGDHVLAGQKIAEAGGFISANVISSVSGTVKGIEPRRVANGAMVNSIIVENDGEYKTVEGLGDDRDYTKLSKQEIRDIVKEAGIVGLGGAGFPTNVKLTPKDDSKIDYVLVNGAECEPYLTSDYRMMLEEPEKIIGGLKVILQLFENAKGVIGIENNKPEAIQKLTEMVKDEPRISVCPLLTKYPQGGERSLIYAITGRKVNSSMLPADAGCVVDNIDTVISIYMAVCKSTPLMRRIVTVTGDAIANPQNFSVKLGTNYEEVLEAAGGFKTEPEKIINGGPMMGQAMFDLHVPVVKNSSALTCLTKDEVAANAETPCIRCGKCISVCPSHIVPQMMMDAAERNDCQLFEKLNGMECMECGSCTFICPAKRPLTQAFKEMRRTVAANRRKKA; encoded by the coding sequence TCCACTGTCACAGCACATCGGCGCGCCAGCAAATCCGTTGGTTGCCAAGGGGGATCACGTCCTGGCAGGCCAGAAGATCGCAGAGGCCGGCGGCTTTATTTCTGCTAATGTTATCAGTTCTGTATCAGGCACTGTAAAAGGAATTGAGCCTAGAAGAGTTGCAAACGGCGCCATGGTAAACTCCATTATTGTGGAAAACGACGGAGAGTACAAAACAGTGGAAGGTCTGGGGGACGACAGAGATTACACTAAGCTTTCCAAACAGGAAATCCGTGACATTGTAAAAGAAGCAGGTATTGTAGGCTTAGGCGGAGCAGGCTTCCCTACTAATGTAAAGCTGACGCCAAAGGATGATTCTAAAATTGATTATGTGCTGGTAAACGGCGCAGAGTGCGAGCCTTACTTAACATCCGATTATCGTATGATGTTAGAGGAGCCTGAAAAAATTATCGGCGGTTTAAAGGTTATTCTTCAGCTGTTTGAAAACGCGAAGGGCGTAATCGGCATTGAGAACAATAAGCCGGAAGCAATTCAGAAGCTGACTGAGATGGTAAAGGACGAGCCTAGAATTTCTGTTTGTCCATTACTTACAAAGTATCCTCAGGGAGGCGAGCGTTCTCTGATTTATGCTATTACAGGCAGAAAGGTAAATTCTTCTATGCTTCCTGCGGATGCAGGCTGTGTAGTTGACAATATTGATACAGTTATTTCTATTTATATGGCTGTCTGTAAATCAACTCCTCTTATGAGAAGAATTGTCACAGTTACAGGAGACGCGATTGCTAATCCTCAAAACTTCAGCGTAAAGCTGGGCACTAATTATGAAGAGGTTTTGGAAGCAGCGGGAGGCTTTAAGACAGAGCCTGAGAAGATTATTAACGGCGGCCCTATGATGGGACAGGCAATGTTTGATCTTCACGTTCCTGTTGTGAAAAATTCCTCCGCCCTTACCTGCCTTACAAAAGACGAGGTTGCCGCTAACGCGGAGACTCCATGTATCCGCTGCGGAAAATGTATCAGCGTATGTCCAAGCCATATTGTTCCTCAGATGATGATGGACGCGGCAGAGCGGAATGACTGCCAGCTGTTTGAGAAACTTAACGGCATGGAATGTATGGAGTGCGGAAGCTGTACATTTATCTGCCCGGCTAAGAGACCTCTGACTCAGGCATTTAAAGAGATGCGCCGGACAGTTGCTGCAAACCGCAGAAAGAAAGCGTAG
- a CDS encoding RnfABCDGE type electron transport complex subunit D, translating to MNKLLNVSSSPHVRSKITTQSIMFDVAIAMLPAAAYGVYRFGISALVTLVVTVLACVLSEYLYEKGMKKPITVSDGSALVTGMILALNMPCGLLLKYVAETKSYVFQWSNIWIPMLGGIFAIIIVKQLYGGLGQNWMNPALAARCFLLISFAGKVSNFADPKAMDAIAGATPLAVMRTAAAEGGAAAAANAVDLPAMVVGNITGTFGETSVIALLIGAIYLLAKKVISIRIPATYILTFAVFMFIFGGMNPAYVLAEVCGGGLIFGAFFMATDYVTSPITEKGQILFGVLLGLLTGIFRLWGGSAEGVSYAIIISNMVVPLIEKVTLPKAFGKEGK from the coding sequence ATGAATAAATTATTAAACGTATCATCATCCCCGCATGTGAGAAGCAAGATTACTACACAGTCTATTATGTTTGACGTGGCGATTGCCATGCTTCCAGCAGCTGCGTATGGTGTATACCGATTCGGAATTAGTGCATTAGTAACTTTAGTAGTAACAGTACTGGCATGTGTGCTCAGTGAGTATTTATATGAAAAGGGAATGAAGAAACCTATTACTGTTTCAGACGGCAGCGCCCTGGTAACAGGTATGATTCTGGCCCTTAACATGCCATGCGGACTTTTATTAAAATATGTGGCAGAGACAAAATCTTATGTGTTCCAGTGGTCTAATATCTGGATTCCTATGCTGGGCGGTATATTTGCAATTATTATTGTAAAACAGCTGTACGGCGGCTTAGGACAAAACTGGATGAACCCGGCTTTGGCAGCCAGATGCTTCCTTTTAATTTCCTTTGCAGGCAAGGTAAGCAACTTTGCTGACCCTAAGGCTATGGACGCCATAGCAGGGGCAACACCTTTGGCAGTTATGAGAACAGCTGCAGCAGAGGGCGGAGCGGCAGCTGCTGCAAATGCAGTAGACCTTCCGGCTATGGTTGTAGGTAATATTACAGGTACTTTTGGCGAGACTTCTGTAATCGCTCTTTTAATCGGAGCTATTTATTTGTTAGCTAAAAAGGTTATTTCCATCAGAATTCCGGCTACATACATTTTAACATTTGCAGTATTTATGTTTATTTTCGGCGGAATGAATCCTGCATATGTGTTGGCTGAGGTATGCGGCGGCGGTTTAATCTTCGGCGCGTTCTTTATGGCTACAGATTATGTAACAAGCCCTATTACAGAAAAGGGACAAATTCTGTTCGGCGTGCTGTTAGGACTTCTCACTGGCATTTTCCGTCTGTGGGGCGGATCTGCAGAAGGCGTTTCCTATGCAATTATTATTTCCAACATGGTAGTGCCGCTGATTGAGAAAGTAACCCTTCCTAAGGCATTTGGAAAGGAGGGCAAATAA
- the rsxE gene encoding electron transport complex subunit RsxE, which produces MNKCMERIYNGIIKENPTFILMLGMCPTLAVTTSAINGLGMGLSTTAVLIFSNLIIAALRNIIPDRVRIPAFIVIVASLVTVVQLLIQGFVPSLYSSLGIYIPLIVVNCIILGRAESYASKNDAISSAFDGVGMGLGFTLGLTCIGIVREFLGSGAFFGMSFVPADYNISIFVLAPGAFFVLAGLTALQNKFKLPSATNGDAPKSQLVCGGDCMHCSGSACTSNHAVLEEKRKADEAAALAAKKAAAEKAAAAKAAAAKAAAEKAAEENKGQE; this is translated from the coding sequence ATGAATAAATGTATGGAACGTATTTATAACGGCATCATCAAAGAAAACCCTACCTTTATCCTGATGTTAGGTATGTGTCCAACTCTGGCTGTTACAACATCAGCTATTAACGGTTTGGGCATGGGTCTTTCTACTACAGCCGTTTTGATTTTCTCAAACTTAATCATTGCCGCCCTGCGCAACATTATTCCTGACAGAGTGCGTATTCCGGCGTTTATTGTTATTGTAGCAAGTTTAGTTACTGTTGTTCAGCTGTTAATTCAGGGTTTTGTGCCAAGCTTGTATTCTTCCCTTGGTATTTACATTCCTCTGATCGTTGTTAACTGTATTATTTTAGGCCGTGCAGAGTCATACGCTTCTAAAAATGACGCTATTTCCTCTGCTTTTGACGGCGTAGGTATGGGACTTGGATTTACTTTAGGTCTTACATGTATCGGTATTGTCCGCGAGTTCTTAGGTTCAGGAGCCTTCTTTGGAATGAGCTTTGTGCCTGCAGACTACAACATCTCTATTTTTGTACTGGCTCCAGGAGCATTCTTTGTACTGGCAGGCTTAACTGCTCTGCAGAACAAGTTTAAACTTCCTTCAGCTACAAACGGGGACGCGCCTAAGTCTCAGCTGGTATGCGGCGGAGATTGTATGCACTGCTCCGGCTCTGCCTGCACATCTAACCATGCGGTTTTGGAAGAGAAGAGAAAAGCAGACGAGGCGGCAGCTTTAGCAGCCAAGAAAGCGGCAGCTGAAAAAGCAGCGGCAGCTAAGGCGGCGGCAGCAAAAGCAGCGGCTGAGAAAGCTGCTGAAGAAAACAAGGGACAGGAATAG
- a CDS encoding RnfABCDGE type electron transport complex subunit G yields the protein MKKGGFMKDAIILFVITLVAGLSLGAVYQVTKGPIAEANAAAQIAAYQAVLPEAADFPSDGLEAAVEKANSDLAGMSGQFGNVYVDSAAKAVDGSGAEIGYVVNSTSKDGYGGEVKITVGIDSQGAVTSIAFLSLAETPGLGMNAQNPSFKDQFNGKNVDSFTVTKAGAASDNEIDAMSGATITSSAVTNAVNAAVYFAKNCVTQ from the coding sequence ATGAAAAAAGGTGGATTTATGAAAGACGCCATCATCCTGTTTGTAATTACACTGGTGGCAGGATTAAGCTTAGGCGCCGTTTATCAGGTAACAAAAGGTCCTATTGCTGAGGCAAATGCAGCGGCTCAGATAGCGGCATATCAGGCTGTTCTTCCAGAGGCGGCAGACTTCCCGTCAGACGGACTGGAGGCAGCAGTAGAAAAGGCCAACAGTGATTTAGCAGGCATGTCCGGCCAGTTTGGCAACGTATATGTTGACAGCGCCGCAAAGGCTGTAGACGGCAGCGGAGCAGAAATTGGCTATGTAGTAAACTCTACATCTAAAGACGGTTACGGCGGTGAAGTTAAAATTACTGTAGGTATTGACAGCCAGGGCGCTGTAACATCTATTGCATTTTTGTCACTGGCCGAGACGCCAGGTCTTGGTATGAATGCTCAGAATCCAAGTTTTAAAGATCAGTTTAACGGAAAAAATGTGGATTCCTTTACTGTTACAAAAGCAGGAGCTGCTTCTGATAACGAAATCGACGCTATGAGCGGCGCCACAATTACATCAAGCGCAGTTACAAACGCAGTAAACGCAGCAGTTTACTTTGCTAAAAACTGCGTAACACAGTAG